Proteins encoded in a region of the Athene noctua chromosome 4, bAthNoc1.hap1.1, whole genome shotgun sequence genome:
- the GPRIN3 gene encoding G protein-regulated inducer of neurite outgrowth 3, whose translation MGTVPDPLRSARLSLVTASVEEDHLGDLQSAKHQPKLPSGERASNGFPCTPSSSAGVCLFDLKCTSAASLQRCEQCCEDDASQQEAFPPRLASKAAEGHPAAVEPAGCSQPAGSQGPAALALAAAGAPSAGQGPEMMPAPQSSRQFVQGSQAKMSSLTQMDDSALKPQGTDDQPALEVLHYSSPGDPIRGNESCHSSQANLLQRGEKGREAEKTSSAACQSASPACHTEADLGRDPQTSLETKSEAADATQLHPTDKTEAVQSNEAPAQPSHESPHPVRNADTEPVSAGPTQLSKFRETSTMTVQLESSSLTQEAVSRTCRDAEVQAVATMESKSASTSPSILAAFLKGNPPPEEKEELHVIYQGGMGLSHSALTDSVSSQQKSPCSPGITSKTTVVMAVTASAQTQPVRLPGVPPDVVSPSSADNAKHFSPVAYTSQATSVGDAEMIGAAPDSKDSARLPVDAPVPPKPIPVEQLAVDSSNQTPAQPRSGTGEPSTTSAAAVPATKSHVQDLVHGAGSSRLPLLCSTDSEVKQKEVMGDSEQKPVQSKGASQGEAIPNQSVVKPKEENSAVLDPRGGMDVSSQPATVHIKACSEDTGEKEESRGRGETGQAQTASSQSLQAGLTPELSESSARLTPPLEVSAAPQQQGLQAKEPRGQLHTAALPASAQALANLGENKKQPTPAMEAKVQVKQSKHVRDVVWDEQGMTWEVYGASLDPESLGIAIQNHLQRQIREHEKLIRAQNSQTRKSISSDTSSNKKLKGRQHNVFQSMLQNFRRPNCCVRPAPSSVLD comes from the coding sequence TGCTGGAGTTTGCTTGTTCGACCTGAAATGTACGTCAGCTGCCAGCTTACAGAGGTGTGAGCAATGCTGTGAGGACGATGCTAGCCAGCAGGAAGCCTTTCCTCCTCGGCTCGCCAGCAAAGCTGCAGAGGGGCATCCTGCAGCCGTAGAGCCAGCTGGTTGCTCCCAGCCAGCGGGCAGCCAGGGACCAGCAGCGCTAGCCCTTGCTGCAGCAGGAGCCCCCtcagcagggcaggggccagAGATGATGCCAGCCCCCCAGAGCTCCCGGCAGTTTGTGCAAGGCAGCCAGGCAAAAATGAGCTCCCTGACACAAATGGATGACTCTGCCTTGAAACCTCAGGGGACTGATGATCAGCCAGCACTTGAGGTGTTACATTATTCTTCCCCAGGTGACCCTATCAGAGGTAATGAGTCCTGTCATAGTTCTCAGGCAAACCTTctgcaaagaggggaaaaaggcagggaagCAGAAAAAACTAGTTCTGCTGCATGTCAGTCAGCCTCGCCAGCGTGTCACACCGAAGCTGACCTGGGGAGAGACCCACAGACCAGTCTGGAGACAAAAAGTGAGGCTGCAGACGCAACGCAGTTGCATCCCACAGATAAGACTGAAGCAGTGCAGAGCAATGAGGCACCAGCCCAGCCTAGCCACGAGAGTCCGCATCCTGTACGCAACGCAGACACTGAGCCAGTGAGCGCAGGCCCCACCCAGCTCTCCAAATTCAGAGAAACTAGTACAATGACAGttcagctggagagcagctctttAACTCAGGAAGCAGTAAGCAGGACATGTCGAGATGCTGAGGTTCAGGCAGTGGCTACCATGGAGAGCAAATCGGCTTCCACCAGTCCCAGTATCCTTGCTGCCTTCTTAAAAGGGAATCCTCCtccagaggagaaggaagaactgcatGTAATTTACCAAGGAGGTATGGGGCTGAGCCACTCTGCACTTACTGACAGTGTATCCTCACAACAGAAGTCCCCATGTTCTCCTGGTATCACATCAAAAACAACTGTTGTTATGGCTGTGACTGCTTCAGCCCAAACCCAGCCTGTCAGACTGCCTGGGGTCCCACCTGATGTGGTGTCTCCATCATCAGCAGATAATGCAAAACACTTCTCCCCTGTGGCTTATACCTCCCAAGCGACATCTGTGGGTGATGCAGAAATGATTGGTGCAGCCCCTGACAGCAAGGATTCTGCACGGCTGCCAGTGGATGCTCCAGTCCCACCAAAGCCCATCCCTGTTGAGCAGCTTGCAGTTGACTCCAGTAATCAAACTCCAGCACAGCCTAGGTCTGGCACTGGAGAACCAAgcaccacttctgctgctgctgtcccagcaACCAAAAGCCATGTTCAAGATCTTGTCCATGGTGCAGGAAGCAGCCGGTTACCTTTACTCTGTAGCACAGATAGTGAAGTCAAGCAAAAAGAGGTCATGGGTGACTCTGAGCAAAAGCCTGTGCAAAGTAAGGGTGCGAGTCAAGGGGAGGCCATTCCTAATCAATCTGTGGTAAAACCAAAGGAAGAAAACTCAGCTGTGCTTGATCCTAGAGGAGGGATGGATGTTAGCAGCCAACCTGCCACTGTCCACATAAAGGCATGTTCAGAGGATACAGGTGagaaggaggagagcagaggacGGGGAGAAACTGGCCAGGCTCAGACAGCGAGCAGCCAGAGCCTGCAGGCAGGACTGACACCTGAGTTGAGTGAGAGTTCTGCACGTCTCACCCCTCCCTTGGAGGTgtcagcagccccccagcagcaAGGCCTCCAGGCCAAGGAGCCCAGGGGCCAACTTCACACAGCAGCTCTTCCTGCTTCAGCTCAGGCCTTGGCAAACctgggggaaaacaaaaagcagcccACCCCGGCCATGGAGGCGAAAGTGCAGGTGAAGCAGTCCAAACACGTCAGGGATGTTGTTTGGGATGAGCAGGGCATGACATGGGAGGTTTATGGTGCTTCCCTCGATCCAGAATCCCTGGGAATTGCCATCCAGAACCACTTACAGAGACAAATACGGGAACACGAGAAACTGATCCGGGCCCAGAACAGTCAGACCCGGAAATCCATTTCCTCAGATACATCCTCAAATAAAAAACTGAAAGGGAGGCAGCACAACGTGTTCCAGTCCATGCTACAGAATTTTAGGCGTCCTAATTGCTGCGTCAGACCTGCTCCCTCTTCTGTGTTAGACTGA